gtgagccctgaggactaaggactaaagactcacagacttaattgatctcaggtgctaagtgagtgagtgtgtgaggccacatgggctcagataggtataaatgggattgggacagcacttcatGAGATCACGTTACCTTGGTGatgtttaataacaaagatgttgctgacacttgccggtttgggaattttcattttaagtttgtcGTTTTCCACACGGCCAAGGAACAGGAGACGGCTGCCTGATTCCAAATTTTTTCAAACTCGTTTTACTAGCTGGACAACAGGTTGGTCTGTGTTCCGTGGTCGTGTGTCGTCCTGTTGTTTACCTTTGCAATTTCCGGATTTCCCTATGGTCTCCGCGGTAAAcgtcacaacgctttgaactgtgggtaattccctttggtgaagtctgcatcgattcagactcacggaaagggctcggtaagtgtgtactcaaaccctcacgccctttgaaattgggacaaccctaagcccttacGAATTTCAGGTGAGAAGTCAGCCAAAGCACACTGAGGATACAGCTGGATCAAATAGCTCATACTAGCTACCAAACTGAGAGTCCAGTTATTCGACTTTGCAGAGTCCACACAGGGCTGAAAAATCCTGCAAGCTCAATACAGTTGGATGGATTATGAAAAACAACCAGGACAAGTTAAAAAGGGTGAAGTAGCAATCATCTTCTCTAGCTGTATGGCAAAGCacgaatatgtttttttctttttcagcagTAGCTGCAATTCTGTAAATTCTCAGGGAAGTGAAATTCTATCACAAATGGTCACTTGAGACCATGCCCGGATTATCCATAAGGGCACTTGggccagtgcccaggggcaccaaccattcacaaccagtgggggtgcaccacatgacacaagctttaacaatattttctgtaaattgttatattattcacctgaaattgttgaaagaccatacattattcgtttatgaacactaatttcagaataatataataataaattataaataaatccaTATTACATGACCACTATCACTCCCCTCCCCAATCTGTCAGTTAAGTTGGTCCACGAGTGcgcaaatgtatcatttgggggatggggggttaacaataatcaaaagtggccagtttaaccccccaaaaatgttataatgatgaatttaaaatattaacaGTTATAAAAAATTAGAAGTGGTtggctttcttgattcaatgtaattggAAAGCCCCCACCTCTGGGTTGCGCCCAACCCTTCTCCCTTCTCCGTGTTTTCCTAGCACACAGCACGGCGTGTGCGCTTCATGAGTTTATTCGGTATGCAGAGAAGTGTAAAAGACCGGTCCACAGTCTGCGCTTCTTTTCCTAGAACTCATATTTTTGAGGtatagtgcccaggggcaccacatTGTCTTACTACGGGCCTGCTTGAGACAAATTCTAGCGATAGGTGTTAACTGCAATCGCCTTGTAACTGGATGAAGACACAATCTGGATATACATGTGGAAACAAGATACTTGTATGAACGGTGCCTGAAAGGATAATTCCGAGCTGCATATCTGCTGTGCTACAGTATCAAACTCTGCGTTCACTTTATCTGTGGATCATAAGCGGATGCAGTTTACCGTACTTGTGTGTGAAAGGCCTAAATCAGAGGTTAAAACAGAATATGCAATGGTAAAACCTGACTGATAAATCCTACAACCCTACACCAGatattcaaattaaaataataaaaaaacaaacctacCCTGGTCAATATCTGATGCTTTTTCTACTGCCAAAGGCGTGCTGTCACTGGCTGTTGAATACTTCTGCCGTAGGCTGAATGCAAGCTCCTGGAAGTCATCCAGTATTTCAGCCTCCTCATCCAAACTACTCGTGTCCATATGTTGGTCATAACTGTGCTTTGTGTCTCGGCTATCCAGCATCTTCTCAATCTGATCCAGGATGGTGTTCTCAGAGGCTTCCAGGATGCCCTCCAGTGCACTTTCCACATCTTGCATGGTACCTGTGTTTGAGAGACGGGTAGCCTGCAATTCTGTGTCCAAGTCAGAGAACATGGCCTCCACTTTGAAGAGATTCCTGAGACCCAAAAGCTTTTGGATCCGCTCCATGTTCTCCTCTGTGAAGTGGTCTCTTAGCAGAGTCAGTCTCATCACGCTGTCGCTGTATTCTGGCTCTGGAGTTGACACTGAGGGCAGAGctgtttcaggtgagggtttgTCAGAGTCTGTGTTGTCCGATTGTGAGAAAGAAAGTGCATTTTCATCTTCAAGTGCATTTTCATCTTCAAGTGCATTTTCATCTTCAAGTAattcttctttctcctcctctatcTCTTTCTCGTCTTCATCTTTCCAATCTTCTGTAAGCTGTTCCTTAATAATCTCCCGTTCCTCCACAGATAATTCTGGTTGACTGTTATTACTCTGTAAATCATTCTTTAAATGGTCATTTATATGATTAGGTAGGCTGTCATCTACCGTCTTTTCATGATCTTTCGCATCTAAATTAATTGATTGCATCTCTTCAGTGAATGAGTCCGGATGTGTTTCAGTTTCGGTATCGGCTAATTCTTGATCCGTCCCTGTTACGTCTTCTTTCAATTCATTGTCTAAATCCTCACTGTGCTCCATTGCATCACTACtgttattatcattattgaTCTCTACATCTTTGgacctttcctcctcttcctcttcctgctcaaAGGGTTCATCTGTTGTTTTAATAACTGAGTTTTGAGCCTCCGGAATGGCAGAAGTTTCATCTTGTGATACCGGATCCACTGATATTGCACTTGCTTCGGTTTGATGGTGTATTGGCTCATCCATTGGTTTTAAAGTTTCCTCCCAAGCGGTCTCAGGTCCGATCACTTCTCCCtcactcatcatcatcatcatcatcatcatcatcatcatcatcatcatcatcatccaagGCAGGCTCTATGTTCTCCGGCTCTTTTGGTAATTCTACGGATAGTGGTTCTTCTTCTACGGCTTTCTTTCCGTCCTCAAAACTCGGAGGGTTTTTTGAAGCAGCTTCTTCTTCTACCTCATCCTCGTCATCCTCGTCTTCCTCTGAACTCAAATCTTGTGCGGTCCTCTCTCCCCCGGAGACAACTGAAAAGACAGCATCTCCAAATGATGTCCACATGTTCTTCTCCTCTGCAGCCTTATCATCGTGTGTTGATGGAAGACTATCTTGTTTTTTGAGGGAATCAGAGAAAGACAGCAATGGAGTTTCTGCTGCTTTAACATGAATGTCTTCTGCCGGATGATTCTCCACATATTCGCTTTCCTCCTCGTCATATGGGGTAACGTTCTTTGTGAATTCTTCATCGCTAGTGACCGCATCAAAAGTTGTTCCAAGGGTAGTTTTTAACACAGGGATTTGCACTCCTTCAGAAATCGAGACTGGTTCgttttctggaacaacatcatTGTTGTCCTCCACTGCGTTTTTCTCAACTTCTGCGTCCTCTGCAGCTCTTTCAGTAGCATCAGGTGTAGCTGCTGTATCGGTCTCTACTTCTTTTGTAGAAGGTGATTCAGTTGCCACGTCAAGTTCAGGTAAAGAGGCACTTTCATCATCTGGGACTTTATCAAGCTCCTCAGAGGTATAATGATgctcagtttgtttttcattgtcaGTTGCCTCATCTGCTGATGGCTGCGTTTCTTTCTGCACGCCCTCTGCCACTTGGATTTGGTCAGATGTTCCCTTATTTTCACCATCATTCTCCTCCAGTGAAGAGTCTAACAGTAAATCTATGTCGTAATTGTCAAACTTATCAAATCCAGtgtcaaaacagacaaaatCTGTTTCCTGAAAAGAAGtcaataaattattacataCAATTATGCATAATGTTATGTTGATAGTTCCAAAGTTCCATTgtatttttaattgaatttggACTTGTCTAATTAATTTAGTAAGTCAGCAACATATTTTCATACCTCTGCTGGAACTTCAATTTCTTTGTCCGTATAAAGGTGGTTAACTGCAAGAATGTCATTTGGGAAATAGCCAAAGTGACTTCCAACctattgaaaaatacaaaaagagaACATGTTGAGGAGTACAACTAGATAGCAAAACCTAGATGTTCTCCACTTCTGATTAAATATTAACCAGAGAATACGTACACTTCCGGCCCACATGTCAGTCCTTCTACCTGACAGTTTGTAGTATACATAGATAGTTTCAGATTTTTTGACCGACAGGAACCGACAGTCTGGTCCAGAGAAATCTTTTATAGCTTTTCCCCGACACAGAAGCACTgtgaaagaaatacataaataattagAATTGTTTTAAAAAGGTAAGCGGCGTTATCAATGTTATTTTTCACATAGCGCGCTTGCAAAGAATGCAAAATGTTGGCATACTCTTTTCCAAGATGCATACAGACAAAAAGCAAttatacattcttttttttaatcaactcaTAATACCAAATGTCTataactaatgattattttttttattatcaattacTCTGTCTGTTATTTTCTCGCCTTTGGTTAATGGAGGAAAAATGCTTATTACAAAGTCCAAGTTAACAAATTCAAATGTCTTTGAATTGTTTTGTTCATCCAACAgtcccaaaacccaaagatacaTGGTTTATTGTGATAGAAGACAAACACAATCAGCCACATAACCACATTTTGAAAGCTGGAACCAAttcatttgggacattgttcTGGCTTAAAAAATACTTACAACTGATTTATTGTTTATCAAAATTAATGCCAAGTTCTTTTCTGTCAATCTATTTCTTGTTTTGGCTCTACAATGTTGTATTTTCACaaaacatgcaacacaaaaTTAGACTAAAACTGACAACTAAAAGGGATGGCAAATAAGCAAAGAGTTTAGATCTGCATTGTCTGTATGACATGCCACTGTCATGGTTATAGTCGACTTTAGCCTCAGACGTTGGTTTAAAACATTCAAGCAGAGTAACTGATCATATTatgactttgtttgttttatgttaatGTGTCTAatctttactgttttattattcaaAACTAGCTTATCCTTTTGATAAGTCGCCAATAAAACAATTTCTTATTACCTACACcagcctttttgttgttgttgttgttgtggtgttgGTATTTTCAGGTTAACATTTTCtataacagcaacaacaacagctgcTATAACGGTCCCTGAGGCTTGTATATGATGGCGTACATCTAGTTAGCAATGCAAACTGGGATATAAAGACAACCTGGGTTAACATAACGTTAATTTAAATTCTTATTTCACCTAAAGCTAACgctaaatttaaataatttgctGGTTAAACTACGCAATCTAGAGTAACGTTAGTCTGTGTTTATAACATTAGCTACAAGGAGAGAAGTACGACCAATGCCTATGTGACTTAACAATAGAGTTAGCCAACATTAGCAGAGATTTTGCCCAAAGCCGGCCGGTGGCTAATTAGCtagctgctaacattagccaccactAACCACCAAGCTGGGCAGGCCGGAGCTACCAGGCAACCGGCCAACACTACGGGCTACGTCTGAacaaaacacccccccccccccaagataATACCAACAGTTAAGATTAGCATGCGCTGATTTCAACAAGCAGCACACGTCTGCACAGCATCGGAACTACTACAGGTGGTAATCCAGGTCACAAATATCGACTGGCAACAGGTCTAGAGATAAGGCGTAGTTTATGgctagctgtaacgttagtatcGGGATGTGGGAAGATACATCCCTGAAGTCCTGATGAGCTAGTAGTTACAACAATCAAACTTACTGCTGCACTCCTCATCTGCGCATCTCTTAAAGTCGGAGAACCTTTTTTCCAAGGCTGCAgttgaaataaaattaaataaaagtagtaAAAGGCCCTGTCGGTAGAAGTGTTTTGCTGCCATGCTGGCAGTTTCTGTGGACTGGCTTAACTCTGCTGCTGGAGCATGAAGCACTGCGAGCTGAAGGAGCCGACACGTCAGCAGATCAGATCCGGCTGGGTGTAGGCACGGATAGGTTTACAGGATATAAGGTTTGGATTTGGCTGCTTCATGTGACTGTGGGAAACAACCTCAAACAGATGCAGTGGAAGTAGAGAAATCAGCCTCATCATTGTGCAGTTCCTTCTGGAATCATCCAATAGGCCTAGCTAAATCAGCAAAGACATCTACAATATGCACAAAAAGATTCAAGAGATTGAAAGCAAGGAATATGTACTCAGAGGATTATGACCAGTGTATTTTAATTTCAGATAATCTTCCCCAGAGGCCTCTTTAATCAAATATAgtgtagcatatatatatagatagatagatagatagatagatagatagatagatagatagataaagtaTTCTGTAATGCCAATGGGAAATTGCTGCGTTAGCCAGTTTACAcataaaaccaaaaacaaacagcatgAGGACACTCAGAGAGgtaaataagaaaacattatgaaacataaataacaaaaatttAGAAATTACGGCCTTTGGTTAAACATCCCTTCAGCTCATGTtaggcatggatgtattaagggatttttttttaactttattatacaatagtatACAAACAATTAAGGCacaatgtgtgtttgtacatttgtcaaAAACGTGTTTACAGCTTTGAGGTAGacaatatatacaaaaaaacataaataaagaaaataagatACTAGGGGTCTTTTTAGTCCAGTAGGGAATGTAAGTCCAACAAATAAGAGTCTCTTGGCGTTTTCCTTTGTCATGTATTGTAGAGATGTAGCAAAAAGCTTAAGCTCGTTCTTCCAACCGTTGATGTGGGTTTTTGAcctttaaagcacccatattatgctcattttcaggttcataattgtattttaaggttataccagaataggtttacatggtttaattttcaaaaaacacgaTCGATTTTGAAGAGCttacccggagactgaaggcaggatacattcagaaaccgtatctcactcaaaacagcatggatggatttttttcaaagtttgtatgtgtgtggaagcaccagagacacaaaagaacaccccaaatcccagaaaaagtgttttgttttcataatatgggcactttaaatactTGCAcctatgaataaaatgtttacaatgCTCAATCAagttatttataaaaaattcTAGATTCTTATCCTTTAAAAATACTCCAGCTTTAATTGACATTTCGTTTAATGGGTGTAGCAGTACACCTTTAGATTGTAGCCAGCATTGAAAAGACAGCCACAAGTCATTAATCGGTTCacactgaaagaaaatatgTTCAACCGTCTCAATATCACTCTCACAGAAAACACAGGAGTTACTTTCCCAACTCAATTTTACATATAGGAAGTGATTCGATggataaatataatttaatattttaaatgtcacttCTTTGGCTTTTGGTGAGAGAGGATAGGATAAGGATAGTTTCCTAATCTTTCATGCCTCTTCACCACTATAGTCTCGgagaatatattttctttttagttgAAAGGGATAATAAGATAACAAACTTGTTAGTGAACTGTTTGCTGTTCAAACTGACACCATCAACACAAAGAGGCATCATCTTTGACATAACATTTGCATGAACCAAAAGTTGTTGAGTCATTGATTTAAAGGGAATTGGAATGGCTTTTATCACTTTAGTGTATTCTCTAAACGAACAATGAAGACTACATTTGTCACAGAATTCTGTATGGCTTAAAAATTCACCAGATCCATCTATTAATTGAGACACAGTCCAAATTCCTTTTTCATTAAGGGAATGTTAGGTTGGtagaagaaagacaaaaaacaaaaagcaagcgAAGAAGAAGCTCTTTGCTACGCCTTTTCCGGCCACAGTAGCCAATACGCGTGTAGCTTTTCTCTCCACTTCCTCAGCTACTTGTACTGTTGGGTGGATAGTTACAACATGTGGAAGTCACATTAATTGACAATACAAGACACCGCATCATATTAATTTATCAAAAATAACAACAGAGATTCAAACTCTGAATAAGTAACATTACTGTGCTTTGGATTTGAATGCACCGATGCAGGTTAGCTTAGTTGTTAATTTAGCATTGGCACGTTGTTTACCTTCAGAAACATGGGAACGGAATGGTAACGCTACTGCTCATCAGGTAGGGACTGAGCCAGCTTTGTTTTACAAGAGAATAAGCTTGCCTCTTCTGACTAAAGAGAGCTCACCTTTATATACTTATTTACTTTGTTAGTGGTGATGTTTATTAAAAACGATGCTGACGAGAAAGCTAAACAGCTAGGTGATTTAGCCTCAAATTACATAACATATATTCTCATACAACTGTAGAATAAAgttatgccgcgttctatttacctcggaactcggattttccgaggtcaaagtcggaaacacgccccctgacctcagatttacgagctcggaactcggacaacctcgcagtagcccgagttcaaaatccaacatggctgccccctgtatcaaaagttgtgaaaagctgcagtaacataaagttataagcacttctgtcttatttgtgtcactaaatcagtcgttcacacaggcatgttcaacttctatctgtggacatgttacgCTGTTGGCATGCACAAgaaacggcgtaatgcgttgttatcaactggtattgctaacaatagctaaccgggctagagctaatgaaaacaatgaaaatccgacttttggAACGcgttcaactcgggtatgacgtcattcctagctccggcttccgaggtaaatagaacgcggcattaaGTTAAGTCTAAAAGATCAAATAACAATACTAGCACTGGTGTATTAGTGTTCATCTGTAATGACTAACGTTACCTGTCTACTATCACACCTTAATTACATAGCAGTTAGCTccagagctgaaacgattagttgaTAGACAGGAAATTAATCAACAGCAATTTTATAATCCTATAATTGTTTAAATcattaagcaaaaatgccaatgCATGGTCCAGCTTTTTGCATGTGAGACATTGCTGCTTTTACATGTCTtacattataataaaaataaatacatttgggaTTTAGATTGTTGGtcaggccaaaaaaaaaagcaatttgatATTGTGATAgccatttttcagttttctgatgttttgtaGGACAAACAGTGCATTGGggaatccagaaaataatcagaaGATTAATCAATAGTTACAATAATCATTTAGACATGACTTATGACACTAAGCAATCTTTATGTCTTGTAAGGAAGTTGCTTGCTCACACAATTTTTTGTCTCCCTCCAGGTGGACGTCATACACTGAGCGTCAGCGCAAGAGATAAAAGGCAGCTGTCATATTTGAGTTTAACTGCTGTGCTGATTATGGATGATTTGCAAAGAGAGCTGGTGCCTCTTGAAGACTTGGATGATGACAGCGATTCCTCGGATGGCAACTCTTCAAAAggatcgaaaaaagtcaaagctcCCTCTGGTTAATCCCATGTGTGCAGGTGAGTTGTTATGTTTCCAATATAGACTCCAATAGACCTACACTAATATATCTTCCGGTTTGATATATCGGCCAATATTAACTTTTTGCAGATGTATCGGGGTATATGCTGACTGATAAAAAACAGAAACGTTTAAGATAAGTTGTATAAGATGTCTCATTACATAAATTGTTACCAGAAACTGAAAAATCTTCCACAATGTAGTGCAATTAAGTTACAATTTGTAGAATCTTTATGGAAAATGTTTCTGTTATGTGTTGATGTAAAACAATTACAATTGGTTAATGTGTCATTATGTCCACTCTCGAATATAAATATTGGTATAAACCTCTAAAATCCAGTAACTGACTGTCGAGCTGTGGAACCTTGATAATGTTTATGACGCATACATGCATGTCATCAAAtaataactgtttttttttgtttttgtttttttatcttaagAGACTCCAAAGGAAACTGGGTTTCACCAGAGTACCAGAGTCTGTCTGGAGCAGATCAGAGAAGCCCTGCTGCATCACAGATGGCAAGAGGCAGCAGAATATATGGCATGTTACCCACAAATGTTAGAAGACCCAACCAATGGCACAGGTCAGCCGTATAAGGAGGTAGGTTTGGTTTTATCCGCAttagtatgtttttgtgtcatgCAGACAGTGCCCAGCCAAGGACATACATTACAACACATAATTCTAAAGTACAGCATGAACAGACAACAATTTGACTCCTCTCCCTAGTTTCCACAACAGCCCAGTTTCTAAAAACACAACTTCATTCTTTTACAGTCATCCAAACAAAATTGGCAAAGAGTGCAAACATTTAAACAGTGTATTCATAAATAAATTATCAGTTATCGTTCTtgatattgacatttttttttgcaatttccaCCCCAGCTTATTTGGAGAATCAGCACCGAGATCCTTCACCATCACCCCAACTCAAAGATGGAGGACTATAACAACATCTATGAACGAATGAAACACTCAGGAGTTAGACATTACCTAATGGTATGTTAGCTGGTTGACCTGACTACACAGTgcacagttgttgtttttttaacattactgAAAGACATTTGAGACTTGTTCCTCTGCGTGTATAGATCTGTCTGGAACATTCATTCCACCTGCTGCTTAATGGTCACATCGAAGATGCAAAGCGTCAGCTGTCTGTCGCTGAAAGTTGGAGGCATGGGAAGGAGTCAGCAGCTCAGTACCAGAGGATTAAACTGATCCACGCCTACAGGAGTTTACTGGATTATATCATCTGGTGTGACAAAAAGTTCACACACTCCAATACTGGTAAGGTGATAAGTTTAACGCATCTATTATTTACTGGTCTCAGTTATGCAGACATGCTGCAAGCTCTTGTGTGATGtcacactgccacctacaggtcagAGCCAGTAACTACTCAGGTAGAAAAAGGAGCTAAAGAGGTGATTACGTTGTAGGAGGGAAACCTATTTGTGTGTACAATCTTTCCAACGAATACCATCTGGTGcaattttcatgttttaaaaatgtctttattgtTTGCGTAAACTGTTCCTACTGTTTCAGAGTATCCCGACTCTGGTGACAACCAAGACATGCACAACTACTTCAGACAGGCCTCTGTGAATCTGAAGGAGATTTTGAAAAATCCTGGCATCTGGGATCCCTTCATACTGAGTTACGTTGAGGTAAGAACTTATTCCCAACATCCCAATGTAACttcagaaatatatattttaatatcacACGATGAAACAGAATGAATCGGCAACAAtcttaataatcgattaatagtttgtcattttttgaagcaaaaatgtcaaaacttcACAGTCCTTGAGTAGACCTactatgcattttttgataccaTCAGTCTGCTTCATGCTCTTGATTTAAGAAATAAACTTTTGTCTTGTTCTTGTCAGGTTTACTATCGTTCAATTTCAGGCCCAGTTCAAGTGAAATGTCCCTACTTCTTGTGTAACGGTTTTATTTTGGCAGATGCTGGAGTTCTATGAAGATCACGAGGAGGCTTTGAAAGTCCTTAATGATTACGCATATGACAGCACTTTTCCACCCAATCCCAACGCACATGTCTACCTGTACCAGTACTTAAAGAGGCACGATACTTCGGAGAGGAAACTGATGAAAGTATTGAAGGTATAACTGTATGTTTAAAGCACTGTATTTATACTGATTTATACTGATATTATAAAGAGATATATGAAACTGTAATGATCCCTGTGAAACAGTGTACAAGTTACGATATTAACTTAGCTAAACTAGAACTTGTTAGATTTACAGTTCAGCACACAGAAATACAGTGTCTAATGCATCCTCATAACTTTACTTCCCTATGCTGTAGATCCTCCATGTCCTAGTCCCAAGCCATGAGTTGATGTTGGAGTACAGCTCCCTCCTGCTTCAGTCAGGTAAAAGCAGATTTGATCTTAAATTAAATGTCTGACCATTATACACAGAATTAAAATGGAATCAAATTCATGAGAAGAAAAGTTGaatttaagttattttttaccAAAGTGATGCCTAACTGGAAACATTATGAAGCTTATTGTTTTGATATAAGATATAGGGTTTTGGAAAAGATGTCTTAATTTGACtagtttttaattaaaacatgttcccCTTTGTTATAGCCATGTCTCCGAATGATGATTTCTCTGTTTTCCGTAATATCCattattgatttgttttctaGAGAAAAGAAGTGACATCCAGAAAGCTTTAGGAGTCGTTTTGGAAATGTTGGACTTTCCCTGCTGGAGGAGCAACCTGGACGCGTGGGAGCGTTTGAAGTCCATTATTCaaaaactacagttacagtatgtATCAAAGTGTTCAGAAAATTGGAAGCTCTATTTTTGATTGAACTTTACAGAGAGTGCAGGTTACTTTCTATACGTTACTTATTGTTGCTGAAGCTAGCTGTTCTGTATATTTCTGTCTCAAAACAGAGAAGACTGGAAGGATATTGTCTCTGGACAAATGGCTGCAAGAAAAGACTGGTGGCCTGCGCTGCACTTCACAAGCTTCCACGCCAGTAAAGATTCTGAGGAGAACCCAGAGCTCATGGAAGTGAAGGCACCACTGACAAAAATCCTTTGCCCGGGTAAGTAGGCGCACATGTGCATAAGCTGTCTTCTGGAAGTATTGTTAACTTGTTAACTTTAACTTGTTGTTAGTGTT
The Sander vitreus isolate 19-12246 chromosome 18, sanVit1, whole genome shotgun sequence genome window above contains:
- the taf1a gene encoding LOW QUALITY PROTEIN: TATA box-binding protein-associated factor RNA polymerase I subunit A (The sequence of the model RefSeq protein was modified relative to this genomic sequence to represent the inferred CDS: deleted 1 base in 1 codon) — its product is MKTMKIRLLERVQLGYDVIPSSGFRGGRHTLSVSARDKRQLSYLSLTAVLIMDDLQRELVPLEDLDDDSDSSDGNSSKGSKKSKLPLVNPMCAETPKETGFHQSTRVCLEQIREALLHHRWQEAAEYMACYPQMLEDPTNGTGQPYKELIWRISTEILHHHPNSKMEDYNNIYERMKHSGVRHYLMICLEHSFHLLLNGHIEDAKRQLSVAESWRHGKESAAQYQRIKLIHAYRSLLDYIIWCDKKFTHSNTEYPDSGDNQDMHNYFRQASVNLKEILKNPGIWDPFILSYVEMLEFYEDHEEALKVLNDYAYDSTFPPNPNAHVYLYQYLKRHDTSERKLMKVLKILHVLVPSHELMLEYSSLLLQSEKRSDIQKALGVVLEMLDFPCWRSNLDAWERLKSIIQKLQLQEDWKDIVSGQMAARKDWWPALHFTSFHASKDSEENPELMEVKAPLTKILCPDLMLKYTASQVTSGE